One Alistipes sp. ZOR0009 genomic region harbors:
- a CDS encoding peptidylprolyl isomerase has product MQRLSKVLFTLLFVATGLMSFAQQKGAIDYVVAIVGKDIILASDIEQRLLMMKQSGEMPTSGDPKCIILEQMLTEKLLLNQARLDSLKINSMGVEGALEDRLDRMVATLGSMKAVEEMYKKTSFQIKQELRETIKDQYLANQMQGTINEKVTITPSDVQKYFSARPKDSLPLLPDQYVFRQIVLYPPASGDAKLEARQKLLSIRERVLKGEKFANLAILYSQDIESAKRGGELGLASAKNYVKPFADACSNLKEGQVSNIVETEYGFHIIQMVERRGDLFNARHILIKPEFSAEDHLKVKNKLDSIARLIRQDSIKFDLAALRFSEDKNTRLSGGLVVNQVPVQSNTNYNSTKFDKDFINKADYFAISNLKEGQISDPYESIDEAGQSIVKIMKIEKFIPSHVANLKDDFKLLQDIALQEKQRRYFDQWLTEKIQSMYIKIDPSFGNCVFERKGWFKK; this is encoded by the coding sequence ATGCAAAGGCTTTCTAAAGTACTATTTACGTTACTTTTTGTGGCTACCGGGTTGATGTCGTTTGCCCAACAAAAAGGTGCAATTGACTATGTTGTAGCAATTGTTGGAAAAGACATTATTCTTGCCTCCGATATTGAGCAACGCTTACTTATGATGAAACAAAGTGGAGAAATGCCAACTTCTGGTGACCCTAAGTGCATCATATTGGAGCAAATGCTTACTGAGAAGCTGCTCCTAAATCAAGCTCGGTTAGATAGCCTTAAAATCAACTCAATGGGCGTTGAAGGTGCTTTAGAAGATCGTTTAGATCGTATGGTTGCAACGTTGGGCTCCATGAAAGCCGTAGAAGAGATGTATAAAAAAACATCATTTCAAATTAAACAGGAGCTGAGAGAAACTATCAAAGATCAATATTTGGCGAACCAGATGCAGGGTACAATCAACGAAAAAGTAACCATTACTCCAAGTGATGTACAGAAGTACTTTAGTGCCCGCCCCAAAGATAGCCTACCACTATTACCCGATCAGTACGTATTCCGTCAAATAGTTCTTTATCCTCCAGCAAGTGGTGATGCCAAGTTGGAAGCACGTCAGAAGCTTCTTTCCATTCGTGAGCGTGTACTTAAAGGGGAAAAATTTGCAAATTTAGCTATTCTATATTCTCAAGATATTGAATCAGCCAAAAGAGGAGGAGAATTAGGCCTCGCATCTGCTAAGAATTATGTTAAGCCATTTGCAGATGCCTGCTCTAATTTGAAGGAAGGTCAAGTATCCAACATCGTAGAAACGGAGTATGGCTTTCATATTATCCAAATGGTAGAGCGTCGTGGTGATTTATTCAACGCGCGTCACATTCTGATTAAACCTGAATTTTCAGCAGAAGATCATCTAAAAGTAAAAAACAAGCTGGATAGTATTGCTCGTCTAATCCGTCAGGATTCTATCAAATTCGATTTGGCAGCCCTACGTTTTTCGGAAGACAAAAATACTCGTTTAAGTGGAGGACTAGTTGTTAATCAAGTTCCTGTGCAATCCAACACAAACTATAATTCAACAAAGTTTGACAAAGATTTTATTAACAAAGCAGATTATTTTGCAATTAGCAACTTGAAAGAAGGCCAGATATCAGACCCCTACGAATCTATTGATGAGGCAGGACAGTCGATTGTGAAAATTATGAAAATTGAAAAGTTCATTCCTTCACACGTTGCGAACTTAAAAGATGATTTTAAACTTTTGCAGGATATCGCATTACAAGAAAAGCAACGAAGATATTTTGATCAATGGTTAACTGAAAAAATTCAATCCATGTATATCAAAATTGACCCTTCGTTTGGAAACTGTGTTTTTGAAAGAAAAGGTTGGTTTAAAAAGTAG
- the guaB gene encoding IMP dehydrogenase, with translation MSFITEKLVTEGLTFDDVLLVPAYSEVLPRNVDISTRFTRNIKLNAPIVSAAMDTVTEADLAIAIAREGGIGVIHKNMSIEAQAAQVRKVKRAENGMIYDPITLHFSGTVGDALQLMKENKIGGIPVVDDNNVLVGIVTNRDLRFQEDMSRPVHEVMTSENIITTMSSELDKATDILKKNKIEKLPVVDKDNKLVGLLTFKDITKIKDNPNACKDSKGRLRAAAGVGVTPDSMARIKALVEANVDAIVIDTAHGHSKGVVDLLKLVKKSYPTLEVVIGNIATGEAARMLVDAGADAVKVGIGPGSICTTRVIAGVGVPQLEAIWDVYAAIKDTGVPIIADGGIRYSGDIVKALAAGADTIMAGSMFAGVEESPGETIIYNGRKFKSYRGMGSLDAMQQGSKDRYFQDVEEDVKKLVPEGIVARVPFKGNLAEVLYQMIGGLRAGMGYCGAPNITDLKNARFIRITNSGINESHPHDVQITREAPNYSR, from the coding sequence ATGTCGTTCATTACTGAAAAGCTCGTAACCGAAGGATTAACTTTCGATGATGTACTCTTAGTACCAGCCTATTCTGAAGTTTTACCACGCAACGTTGACATTTCAACCCGTTTTACCCGCAACATTAAGTTAAACGCTCCTATTGTATCTGCCGCAATGGATACCGTTACGGAGGCCGATTTGGCAATTGCTATTGCACGCGAAGGCGGTATTGGGGTGATTCATAAGAATATGTCAATAGAAGCACAAGCTGCTCAAGTTCGTAAGGTAAAACGTGCCGAAAATGGGATGATTTACGATCCTATAACGCTACATTTTTCGGGGACTGTTGGCGATGCGCTTCAGCTGATGAAGGAAAATAAAATTGGAGGAATTCCCGTAGTCGATGACAACAATGTTCTTGTGGGAATTGTTACCAATCGCGATTTGCGTTTTCAGGAAGACATGTCTCGTCCGGTACATGAAGTTATGACTTCTGAAAATATCATAACAACAATGTCGTCGGAGTTGGATAAGGCTACAGATATCCTAAAAAAGAATAAGATAGAGAAACTACCTGTTGTTGACAAGGATAATAAGCTTGTAGGCCTTCTCACTTTCAAAGATATTACAAAGATAAAGGACAATCCAAATGCTTGTAAGGATTCAAAAGGACGCCTAAGAGCGGCAGCTGGAGTTGGGGTTACGCCAGATTCTATGGCTAGAATAAAAGCTCTAGTGGAGGCAAATGTAGATGCTATCGTCATTGATACCGCTCATGGGCACTCTAAAGGTGTTGTTGACCTTCTTAAGTTGGTGAAAAAAAGTTATCCAACGCTAGAAGTCGTTATTGGAAATATTGCAACAGGAGAAGCCGCTCGTATGTTGGTAGATGCGGGTGCTGATGCCGTTAAAGTTGGTATTGGACCTGGCTCAATCTGTACCACCCGCGTAATCGCAGGTGTTGGAGTTCCTCAGTTGGAAGCAATTTGGGATGTATATGCAGCAATAAAGGATACTGGAGTTCCAATTATTGCAGATGGAGGGATCCGTTATTCTGGAGATATTGTAAAAGCACTGGCTGCAGGAGCAGATACAATAATGGCTGGATCTATGTTTGCTGGTGTTGAAGAGTCGCCAGGAGAAACCATTATCTATAATGGTCGCAAGTTTAAGTCATATCGGGGAATGGGATCGCTTGATGCAATGCAGCAAGGTTCAAAAGATCGCTACTTTCAAGATGTAGAAGAGGATGTTAAAAAGTTGGTTCCAGAGGGGATCGTAGCTAGAGTTCCATTTAAGGGGAATTTGGCAGAAGTGCTCTACCAAATGATTGGTGGATTACGGGCAGGTATGGGGTACTGCGGAGCTCCTAATATTACCGATCTTAAAAATGCTCGTTTCATTCGTATTACCAATTCTGGAATAAACGAAAGCCATCCTCACGATGTTCAAATAACTCGCGAAGCACCAAATTATAGCAGATAA